In the Arachis ipaensis cultivar K30076 chromosome B10, Araip1.1, whole genome shotgun sequence genome, one interval contains:
- the LOC107623139 gene encoding tocopherol cyclase, chloroplastic, which yields MASTFFNNLLATPKAHPIMCTATTQSQQPTPPATYSPTPPNRQLRTPHSGYHFDGSARKFFEGWYFKVSIPERRQSFCFMYSVESPSFPRKLTPFEVTQYGPRFTGVGAQILGADDKYICQFSEESQNFWGDRHELILGNTFVAKNNSRPPNKELPPQEFDNKVLQGFQVTPLWHQGFIRDDRRSNYVETVETARWEYSTRPVYGWGDVGSAQKSTAGWLAAFPVFEPHWQICMAGGLSTGWIEWDGERIEFNNAPSYSEKNWGGGFPRRWFWVQCNVFEGGSGEIALTAAGGLRQIPGITETYENAALIGVHYAGIFYEFVPWNGVVNWEVNPWGYWFMSADNGRHVVELEARTDDPGTTLRAPTMEAGLAPACKDTCFGILKLQIWERRYDGSKGKLILDVSSNMAALEVGGGPWFSPWKGQTSTPAVLKRALELPIDVDGFFNAVPLFKPPGL from the exons ATGGCATCCACCTTCTTCAACAACCTTCTTGCAACACCCAAAGCACATCCTATCATGTGCACTGCAACAACCCAATCTCAACAACCCACGCCACCTGCCACCTACTCCCCCACTCCTCCCAACCGCCAACTTCGCACCCCTCACAGCGG GTACCATTTTGATGGGAGTGCTCGCAAGTTCTTTGAGGGATGGTACTTCAAGGTCTCCATTCCCGAACGCCGCCAGAGCTTCTGTTTTATGTACTCCGTCGAGAGCCCTTCTTTTCCCAGGAAACTCACGCCCTTCGAGGTGACACAGTACGGACCTAGGTTCACTGGCGTCGGGGCGCAAATTCTTGGTGCTGATGACAAGTACATTTGCCAATTCTCAGAGGAATCGCAAAATTTCTGGGGAG ATCGTCATGAACTGATTCTGGGGAACACCTTTGTGGCCAAGAACAATTCGAGACCTCCAAACAAGGAGCTTCCCCCTCAG GAATTTGATAATAAAGTGCTGCAAGGTTTTCAAGTTACCCCGCTTTGGCATCAAGGTTTCATTCGTGATGATAGAAG GTCAAATTATGTAGAAACAGTGGAGACAGCTCGTTGGGAATATAGTACACGCCCTGTTTATGGTTGGGGCGATGTTGGGTCTGCACAGAAGTCTACAGCTGGCTGGCTTGCAGCTTTTCCTGTTTTTGAACCTCACTGGCAAATATGCATGGCGGGTGGATTATCAACAG GTTGGATAGAGTGGGATGGCGAGAGGATTGAGTTTAATAATGCCCCATCTTATTCAGAAAAGAATTGGGGTGGAGGATTCCCAAGAAGATGGTTTTGG GTTCAATGTAATGTCTTTGAAGGTGGTAGTGGAGAAATTGCACTTACAGCTGCTGGTGGTTTGAGGCAAATTCCTGGAATAACAGAGACTTATGAAAATGCTGCACTG ATTGGAGTTCATTATGCTGGAATCTTTTATGAATTTGTGCCATGGAATGGTGTTGTTAACTGGGAAGTTAATCCGTGGGGTTATTGGTTTATGTCAGCAGACAATGGCAGACATGTG GTTGAATTAGAAGCAAGAACAGATGATCCCGGTACCACATTACGCGCTCCAACAATGGAAGCTGGCCTTGCCCCAGCGTGTAAAGATACATGTTTCGGAATTCTAAAGTTACAAATTTGGGAACGAAGATACGACGGCAGCAAGGGAAAG TTGATACTGGATGTTTCGAGTAACATGGCAGCTTTAGAAGTAGGAGGAGGTCCATGGTTCAGCCCTTGGAAGGGTCAGACATCAACTCCAGCTGTCCTTAAGCGTGCTCTTGAACTGCCAATCGATGTAGATGGCTTTTTCAATGCAGTTCCTCTGTTTAAGCCACCAGGCTTGTAA
- the LOC107623140 gene encoding senescence/dehydration-associated protein At3g51250-like, whose protein sequence is MPTGVETSPFYLQKGVSFRISITNNCSSMDSFSQKPKPRNSHYPEVIDSNLEANSSFQKPNHQQQSSLYPSFDVDDLSDLVRTLFPRNDTRSSDGSVHSPSAPPAATKEVLIRIPDAILNLVDTHYSVELASDDFSIIRLRQGDSAVAVYACVADKIQWPLAKDETAVKVDDSHYFFSFRPPKGSESNSDSDEEDQRSRG, encoded by the coding sequence ATGCCTACTGGCGTTGAAACGTCGCCGTTTTATCTTCAAAAGGGGGTAAGTTTCCGAATTTCGATCACAAACAACTGTTCATCAATGGATTCCTTCTCCCAAAAACCTAAACCCAGAAACTCTCACTACCCAGAAGTAATCGATTCCAACCTCGAAGCCAATTCATCCTTCCAAAAACCTAATCATCAACAGCAGAGTTCTCTCTACCCTTCCTTTGACGTTGATGACCTCAGCGACCTTGTCCGAACCCTATTTCCCCGAAATGACACCAGAAGCAGCGATGGCAGTGTTCATTCGCCGTCTGCTCCACCGGCCGCTACCAAGGAGGTCCTCATTAGGATCCCCGACGCCATCCTCAACCTCGTCGACACCCACTACAGCGTCGAGCTCGCTTCCGACGACTTCTCCATCATCCGCCTCCGGCAGGGTGACAGCGCCGTCGCCGTTTACGCCTGCGTTGCCGACAAGATCCAATGGCCCCTCGCCAAGGACGAAACTGCCGTCAAGGTCGACGACTCTCACTACTTTTTCTCCTTCCGACCTCCCAAGGGCTCCGAATCCAATTCCGATTCCGACGAAGAAGATCAGCGTAGCCGCGGGTAA